Part of the Kitasatospora sp. NBC_00374 genome is shown below.
GGCATGTGAAGCGGCACAGGGATCGACCATGACTTCCTCCCCTTTCGCCGACCCGGCGTTCTACGCCGACCGCTACCCCACCTACGCCGCCCTGCGCGCGGCGACCGACCTGTTCGCCACCGGCGACCACCGGCGGATCGACGCCGCGTCCCACGCCGTGGCCGGCTACATGTCGGAGCTGATCAGCAGCAAGCGCACGCGCCCGGACCGCTCGCTGCTCTCCGACCTGATCGCAGTCCACGACGAGGACGCCGACCGGCTCAGCGAGGACGAGCTGCTCTCCCTGGCCGTGTTGCTGCTGGTCGCCGGCCACGAGACCACCACCGCGGCGATCGGCAACGCCGTGCTGGCGCTGCTCCGGCACCCCGCCGAGCTGGAGCACCTGCGCACAAGCCCACACGGCATCCGGACCGCCGTCGACGAGCTCCTCCGGTACGACTCCCCGGTCAGCATTGCCACGTGGCGGTGGGCACCCGACGAGGTGGATCTCAGCGGTACCCCGGTGCCCGCCGGCAGCCCGGTCTTCGTGTGCCCGGGCGCAGCCAACCGCGACCCCGGGAGGTTCCCCGACCCCGACCGGCTCGACCTCGGCCGCGCGAACGCCGCCAGCCATCTGGCCTTTGGCCACGGGATCCACCGCTGGCTCACGCGGAGGTCGAGATCGTGCTCGGCGTCCTCCTCGAGCGCTTCCCCCGTATGCACCTGACGGCCCTTGCCGACCGGCTCGTCCGGCGGCAGTCCCGGCTGGTCCGCGGCGTCGTCGCCCTGCCGGTGAGCCATTAGGCGCTTGCGGAGGGGGGTCGGGATCCTCCCCGCCCGCACCGCAAGCCCCAACTCTCGTGCACAGCACCGGTCCCCGGCCCCGGTACTCCAGCCGGACGTCGACATTCTGCCTGCTGGAGTACCGGTGCCGCGCCGCGCCAGTCCGTCGTCGGCGGAGGCCGGGGGCGTTCCGGAGGCGGGTCGGCGACGGCCATCCGCCGACGGACCCCGCCACGACCCGGCGGCGCGGGCGTGCCCGTGCGGATGAGAGGGTGGGCCCCGTGGACGAGACGATCATGGCAGCCGCCCGCGAACGAGCCGCCGAACACCGGCACCGGTTCGACCTCCGCTTCGAGGCCTACTTCGCCGCCCTGCCGGAACGCCTCGACACCCCGCCGCTCAGCCGCTTCACCCCACACTGCCTGGAACTGCTGCGCGACCTCTCACTGCGCGGCGGCAAGCGGCTGCGGGTCGCCCTCCTGTACGAGGCCGCCCGACTGGTGACCACCGACCCGGTACCCGGCCTGGCTGAGGCCGCGCTGAGCATCGAACTGCTCCAGACTCACGGGCTCGTCCACGACGACATCATCGACGACACGCCCCTGCGCCGCGGCGGCCCCTCCACCTACTACGCCTACCGCCAGGAGTTCCCGGAGTCGGACCGCACCGCCCTCGGCCTGGCCGTCCTGGCCGGGGACCTCGCCGCCTTCCTCTCAATGCGGGTCCTGCTGGACGCGGACGTCCCCGCCGAGCTGCGCCAGGCGATGCTGGAGGTACAGCTCAACGCCGGCGCCGAGACGGTCACCGGCCAGATCATCGACCTCGAACGCGACTTCCGACCGCTCCCGGACGAGGA
Proteins encoded:
- a CDS encoding cytochrome P450 translates to MTSSPFADPAFYADRYPTYAALRAATDLFATGDHRRIDAASHAVAGYMSELISSKRTRPDRSLLSDLIAVHDEDADRLSEDELLSLAVLLLVAGHETTTAAIGNAVLALLRHPAELEHLRTSPHGIRTAVDELLRYDSPVSIATWRWAPDEVDLSGTPVPAGSPVFVCPGAANRDPGRFPDPDRLDLGRANAASHLAFGHGIHRWLTRRSRSCSASSSSASPVCT
- a CDS encoding polyprenyl synthetase family protein; amino-acid sequence: MAAARERAAEHRHRFDLRFEAYFAALPERLDTPPLSRFTPHCLELLRDLSLRGGKRLRVALLYEAARLVTTDPVPGLAEAALSIELLQTHGLVHDDIIDDTPLRRGGPSTYYAYRQEFPESDRTALGLAVLAGDLAAFLSMRVLLDADVPAELRQAMLEVQLNAGAETVTGQIIDLERDFRPLPDEEFLHTVCEYKSTRYSVLAPLRLGLLAAGEDVARHDARLRRYATLVGIGGQLRDDYLDLFGDDDTIGKSTGTDLRAGRRSYAVSALLAAADETQRAVVESALGDPHCPADTVEHIRELARLLGVDGKLRSDMRRCADAARTVAQGWRPHWREEAVTFFEGLPLSNVIPGE